The following proteins are encoded in a genomic region of Paludisphaera rhizosphaerae:
- a CDS encoding ComEC/Rec2 family competence protein: protein MAKKKAGKKTVKSSSKPDTLASPPEALIPPPGGAAIRMYRIGHGDCFLVAFDGESPGKPAYVLIDCGYKPKSPDMLGQPTKAKDIGAHIIATTGGFVDVAVATHEHQDHLNGLTPDNFPGLEVGKVWFAWTENPKDEVANQLRKKFRDRLLGLIDARASLMGLGKSEAAEDLDCFLEFELGEEPCDFNGAEHLAATGKDPAKSANKRAMKFLSECAAGKTEYLYPHQKVLAVPGAKSARVFSLGPPRDIDKIDDLDPVGDETFGGHALNAVGGGGADLPKASPFSRRYVIPLEQAFADVKSGWFFSDFYGEAGAFASEAGDGQEIPSNAGWRRMTADDAADAGALALAMNNATNNASLVLAFELSKGGKVLLFVGDAQAGNWRSWSDGKFEDDGAEVTAEDLLGRTVLYKVGHHGSHNATLKGKVGSHEAGLAIMARGKHEAEFVAMITAVEAWARRKPKPDWNHPLPEIKQALLKKANGRVLQTDSPVPAAPAVDVSGNFHGFLKRVKETPLYFDLLINP, encoded by the coding sequence ATGGCCAAGAAGAAGGCCGGCAAGAAAACCGTGAAATCCAGCTCCAAGCCCGATACGCTCGCCTCGCCCCCCGAGGCCCTGATACCGCCGCCCGGCGGTGCCGCGATCCGCATGTACCGCATCGGCCACGGCGATTGCTTCCTGGTGGCGTTCGATGGCGAAAGTCCTGGGAAGCCGGCCTACGTGCTGATCGACTGCGGCTACAAGCCCAAATCGCCCGACATGCTCGGCCAGCCCACGAAGGCGAAGGACATTGGCGCGCACATCATCGCGACCACCGGCGGTTTCGTCGACGTCGCCGTCGCGACCCACGAGCACCAGGACCACCTCAACGGCCTGACCCCTGACAACTTCCCAGGCCTCGAAGTCGGGAAGGTCTGGTTCGCCTGGACCGAGAATCCCAAAGACGAGGTCGCCAACCAGCTGCGCAAGAAGTTCAGGGACAGGCTGCTCGGGCTCATCGACGCCCGAGCCAGCCTCATGGGCCTCGGCAAGTCCGAAGCGGCCGAGGACCTGGATTGTTTCCTCGAGTTCGAGCTTGGCGAGGAGCCCTGTGATTTCAACGGTGCCGAACACCTCGCCGCCACAGGGAAGGACCCCGCAAAATCAGCAAACAAGCGGGCAATGAAGTTCCTCAGCGAGTGTGCGGCGGGAAAGACGGAGTATCTCTATCCGCACCAGAAAGTACTCGCGGTGCCCGGCGCCAAGAGCGCTCGCGTCTTCTCGCTGGGGCCTCCGCGCGACATCGACAAGATCGACGACCTCGATCCGGTCGGGGACGAGACCTTCGGTGGCCACGCATTGAACGCCGTCGGCGGCGGGGGGGCGGACCTGCCGAAAGCCTCGCCGTTCTCGCGGCGCTATGTGATTCCGCTCGAGCAAGCTTTCGCCGACGTTAAGTCCGGATGGTTCTTCAGCGACTTCTACGGCGAAGCGGGGGCTTTCGCCTCGGAAGCGGGCGACGGCCAGGAGATACCGTCCAACGCCGGCTGGCGCCGCATGACCGCTGACGACGCCGCTGACGCGGGCGCGTTGGCCCTCGCAATGAATAATGCCACCAACAATGCGAGCCTTGTCCTCGCGTTCGAGCTCTCGAAGGGCGGCAAAGTGTTGCTGTTCGTCGGCGATGCGCAGGCCGGCAACTGGAGATCCTGGTCCGACGGCAAGTTCGAGGATGACGGTGCCGAGGTCACGGCGGAGGACCTGCTGGGGCGCACCGTTCTCTATAAGGTCGGCCATCACGGCAGTCACAACGCAACGCTGAAAGGCAAGGTCGGCTCCCATGAGGCGGGCCTCGCCATCATGGCGCGGGGCAAGCACGAGGCCGAATTCGTCGCCATGATCACGGCCGTCGAAGCATGGGCTCGCCGGAAGCCCAAACCTGACTGGAACCATCCGCTCCCTGAAATTAAGCAGGCTCTCCTGAAAAAAGCCAATGGGCGTGTTCTGCAAACCGACTCGCCCGTGCCAGCCGCGCCCGCCGTCGACGTGTCCGGAAACTTTCATGGCTTTTTAAAGCGAGTTAAAGAAACGCCGCTATATTTTGATTTGCTTATAAATCCGTAA
- a CDS encoding sigma-70 family RNA polymerase sigma factor, with amino-acid sequence MAAAARIPNDDLSTLLLLSRKDVRVLKPEEERRILMQLHDLRTLLAAAAGELDLHAEAEFDVQGFVRFVLAGGPPLSDDEAVLQATARAYNETRTRLAMANLRLVAHVARRYRDRGMSISDLLQEGFCGLLTAIDRYDVSNTTRLASYAVWWIRQSLQRAVAAGVYPVRLNPRHLQKLAESSHEDEGSQPTKTKRVRSAAAEATLKQLHAATRPVVSLNAPVGDSGRTSMLDMLSVSTDDEVEDRDHEEQIAGLIGQLKPREQTVLRLRFGLDGAPAHSLSQVSEILDVSKERIRQIQDAALSKLRAFARHRECCEVG; translated from the coding sequence ATGGCTGCCGCCGCACGCATTCCCAATGACGACCTCAGCACCCTGCTTCTCCTCAGCCGCAAGGACGTTCGCGTTCTGAAGCCCGAGGAAGAGCGGCGGATTCTGATGCAGCTTCACGACCTTCGCACCCTGCTGGCCGCCGCCGCGGGGGAGCTTGACCTTCACGCCGAGGCTGAATTCGACGTCCAGGGGTTCGTCCGCTTCGTGCTGGCCGGCGGCCCGCCGCTCAGCGACGACGAGGCCGTCCTTCAGGCCACGGCCCGGGCGTACAACGAGACCCGCACCCGGCTGGCGATGGCCAACCTGCGACTGGTCGCCCACGTCGCCCGCCGCTACCGCGACCGGGGGATGTCCATTTCGGACCTCCTTCAGGAAGGGTTCTGCGGTCTGCTGACGGCCATCGACCGCTACGACGTCTCGAACACGACCCGCCTGGCGTCGTACGCCGTGTGGTGGATTCGCCAGTCCTTGCAGCGGGCGGTGGCGGCCGGCGTTTACCCGGTCCGGCTCAACCCGCGTCACCTCCAGAAGCTGGCCGAAAGCTCGCATGAGGACGAGGGGAGCCAGCCGACGAAGACCAAGCGAGTCCGCTCCGCCGCCGCCGAGGCGACCCTGAAGCAACTGCACGCGGCCACCCGGCCCGTCGTCTCGCTCAACGCCCCGGTGGGCGACTCCGGCCGCACGAGCATGCTCGACATGCTGAGCGTCTCGACCGACGACGAGGTTGAGGACCGCGACCATGAGGAGCAGATCGCCGGCCTGATCGGCCAGCTCAAGCCCCGCGAGCAGACCGTCCTCCGCCTCCGCTTCGGCCTCGACGGCGCTCCGGCCCACTCGCTGAGCCAGGTCAGCGAGATCCTCGACGTCTCCAAGGAACGGATCCGCCAGATCCAGGACGCCGCCCTCTCCAAGCTCCGAGCCTTCGCCCGTCACCGCGAGTGCTGCGAGGTCGGATGA
- a CDS encoding patatin-like phospholipase family protein has protein sequence MQEAVSPLSDSSQDLLEPGESDEADRAPESGPGLCLSGGGYRAMLFHVGALSRLNEFGLLPALKRVSSVSGGSITAATLALAWNDLGFDGDGVARNFGKLVVEPIRGLARRTIDAGSVLGGLLNPFSSIADQIHSAYREQLYGDATLQDLPGPPAPSFVLNATNVQTGALWRFSRSFMGDYRVGITKNPPTALALAVTASSAFPPFLSPVTLDTSGLNFEPDTIADLRRPPFTTSVVLSDGGGYDNLGLETVFKRLDTVLVSDAGAKIAAEEVPSGDWARHSYRMLNINDNQVRSLRKRALIAAYRDASGNPHTSRRGAYWGIRTDIADYGLDSALNADCLHTHTLELAEVPTRLAKLTEELQERLINWGYAVCDAAIRRHWPPQGTPPTPKFPYPRGVRP, from the coding sequence ATGCAAGAAGCTGTAAGCCCGCTGAGCGATTCTAGCCAGGACCTGCTAGAGCCTGGTGAGAGTGATGAGGCCGATCGCGCGCCGGAGTCGGGACCCGGACTGTGTTTGTCCGGCGGAGGCTATAGGGCGATGCTGTTTCACGTCGGGGCCCTGTCGCGCCTCAACGAATTCGGCCTGCTCCCCGCGCTTAAGCGAGTCTCGAGTGTTTCCGGCGGTTCGATCACCGCGGCGACCCTGGCATTGGCGTGGAATGACCTGGGGTTCGACGGCGATGGCGTGGCACGGAACTTCGGGAAGCTTGTGGTCGAGCCGATCCGGGGGCTGGCCCGCCGCACGATCGACGCCGGGTCCGTGCTCGGAGGGCTGCTCAACCCATTCAGCAGTATCGCCGACCAAATTCACTCGGCCTATCGAGAGCAACTCTACGGGGACGCGACTTTGCAGGACCTCCCTGGCCCGCCGGCGCCGAGTTTCGTCCTCAACGCCACCAACGTCCAAACCGGCGCACTTTGGCGGTTCTCCAGGTCCTTCATGGGTGATTACCGCGTCGGGATCACGAAGAACCCGCCCACAGCGCTGGCTCTGGCGGTTACCGCCTCATCCGCCTTCCCGCCGTTTCTCTCGCCGGTCACGCTGGATACCTCCGGCCTGAACTTCGAGCCCGATACTATCGCCGACTTGCGGCGGCCCCCGTTCACGACGAGCGTGGTTCTGAGCGACGGCGGAGGCTACGACAACCTTGGACTCGAGACGGTGTTCAAGCGCCTCGACACGGTTCTGGTCAGCGACGCGGGGGCGAAGATCGCGGCCGAAGAGGTGCCGAGCGGCGACTGGGCCCGCCATTCCTACAGGATGCTGAACATCAATGACAACCAAGTGCGCAGTCTGCGCAAGCGCGCACTGATCGCTGCCTACCGGGACGCCTCCGGCAATCCGCATACGTCGAGAAGGGGTGCGTATTGGGGCATCCGGACCGACATCGCCGACTATGGACTCGACAGCGCCCTCAACGCGGACTGTCTGCACACGCATACTCTCGAACTGGCTGAGGTGCCCACCCGGCTGGCCAAGCTTACAGAGGAGCTGCAGGAACGCCTCATCAATTGGGGCTACGCGGTATGCGACGCTGCGATCCGGCGGCATTGGCCGCCGCAAGGCACTCCCCCAACTCCGAAATTCCCGTACCCGCGAGGAGTTCGGCCGTGA
- a CDS encoding gluzincin family metallopeptidase, which produces MKTIEHFERALGRKALWSTHRRKEGDRFVENYVPRLRIYPHALRQQNAFYSPPKKALLFGYFSSTANDGRNTPGTTVFGCLSHDIIAHETTHALLDGVHPRFNDPVNEDVLAFHEAFADIVALFQHFSYPGVLRDQIARTRGDLARQSVLGQLAQQFALASGRGDALRSYLGEMKNGEWTPMRPEPTKLGSTAEPHARGAILVAAVFGAFSKVYRSRTSDLFRIATEGTGVLRDGDIHPDLVNRLAEEAQRAADRALQMCIRAIDYCPPVGITFGAYLRAVVTADYDINPIDRQNWRLAFIESFREWGISPRGARSMAEDSLLWPREQDVIKEQVRIEQAPVGYEEKQASYKPGAFGGDVEMARQRSHRALTKLFRESAPASSDENYAHKTRRGKPEPYPSARSGDVLTPARLSMPRFDIWLDAEKQAAMFHGWLMDEDLAWLSLALGLVVDVAGLPLTISSRNGRARIEVHSVRTALKQGALGWPEPHMVVVLTQSRDGYFDKEIQNERDSTPKSEKDSACDFKYRAGCTLLIDPQEMQIRRVIRTPATVADESEFDRMRSYLLEGLAPLNAFAPASKRFRPDAEPFAFLHSHGGA; this is translated from the coding sequence ATGAAGACGATCGAGCACTTCGAACGTGCCCTAGGACGGAAAGCGCTCTGGTCGACACACCGCCGAAAGGAGGGCGATCGCTTCGTCGAGAACTACGTCCCGCGGCTGCGGATCTACCCGCACGCCTTGCGGCAGCAGAACGCGTTCTACAGCCCGCCCAAGAAGGCCCTGCTCTTCGGGTACTTCTCTTCCACCGCGAACGACGGAAGGAATACGCCGGGGACGACCGTGTTCGGCTGCCTGTCCCACGACATCATCGCCCACGAGACGACGCACGCGCTCCTCGACGGCGTGCACCCTCGCTTCAACGACCCAGTCAATGAGGACGTCCTGGCGTTCCACGAGGCCTTCGCCGACATCGTCGCGCTGTTCCAGCACTTCTCGTATCCGGGAGTGCTGCGCGACCAGATCGCGCGCACCCGCGGCGACCTCGCCCGCCAGAGCGTGCTTGGACAGCTCGCACAGCAGTTCGCGCTGGCCTCGGGGCGCGGCGACGCGTTGCGCAGCTACCTCGGCGAGATGAAAAACGGTGAATGGACGCCGATGAGGCCAGAGCCGACCAAGCTCGGGTCGACGGCCGAACCGCATGCCCGCGGGGCGATTCTTGTGGCGGCGGTCTTCGGTGCCTTCTCGAAGGTGTACCGGTCGCGTACCAGCGACCTCTTCCGGATCGCCACCGAGGGCACTGGCGTCCTCCGCGACGGCGACATCCATCCCGATCTCGTCAACCGCCTCGCCGAGGAGGCGCAGCGAGCCGCCGATCGCGCGCTCCAGATGTGCATACGCGCCATCGACTACTGCCCGCCGGTCGGGATTACGTTCGGTGCCTACCTGCGTGCGGTCGTCACGGCCGACTACGACATAAATCCGATCGATCGCCAGAATTGGCGCCTGGCGTTTATCGAGAGCTTTCGCGAATGGGGGATATCCCCTCGTGGGGCGCGCTCCATGGCGGAGGACAGCCTGCTTTGGCCGAGAGAACAGGACGTGATCAAAGAGCAAGTGAGGATCGAGCAGGCACCCGTCGGTTACGAGGAGAAGCAGGCTTCCTACAAGCCTGGCGCATTCGGCGGCGACGTCGAAATGGCGAGGCAACGCAGCCATCGGGCGCTGACCAAACTGTTCAGGGAATCGGCTCCCGCGTCGTCGGACGAGAACTACGCCCACAAGACGAGGCGTGGTAAACCGGAGCCGTATCCATCGGCCCGGTCCGGCGACGTGCTGACGCCGGCCAGATTGTCGATGCCCCGCTTCGACATCTGGCTGGACGCCGAGAAGCAGGCGGCGATGTTCCACGGCTGGCTGATGGACGAGGACCTGGCATGGCTGTCGCTCGCGCTCGGTCTGGTCGTCGACGTTGCCGGCCTTCCGTTGACGATCTCCTCCAGGAACGGCCGGGCGAGGATCGAAGTGCACTCGGTGCGCACCGCCCTGAAGCAGGGGGCTCTGGGATGGCCGGAGCCGCACATGGTCGTCGTCCTGACGCAAAGCCGCGACGGCTATTTCGACAAGGAAATCCAGAACGAAAGGGACTCCACCCCGAAATCAGAGAAAGACTCAGCTTGCGACTTCAAATACCGCGCCGGCTGTACGCTGCTGATCGACCCTCAGGAGATGCAGATCCGCCGGGTCATTCGAACGCCCGCCACGGTAGCTGACGAGAGCGAGTTCGACCGCATGCGGAGTTACCTACTGGAAGGGCTGGCCCCGCTCAACGCCTTCGCGCCTGCCTCGAAACGCTTCAGGCCGGATGCCGAGCCCTTCGCATTCCTCCATTCCCACGGCGGAGCGTGA
- a CDS encoding DUF4962 domain-containing protein has protein sequence MRTNTARLVMLPALVLVCVGMGGPSIAAERVSNRPANPDEWGYRPGDGAVVRMNPPSLNWVHETQAKTYTVQWSRRDDFGDAVTIKDVPWPTYTHHETLTPGNYVWRYRFQTQKGEDSDWSLTRRFIVPADAVAFPMPSKAQRAERIPKGHPRLFLRPEDLPRIRKAAEGTQAEAFRRLTREADALIKAGPTPEPEHLGSARDKDNAEMVKYWWPNRVQTEKACKEAETLAFVGLITGEPRYKQAARRWILHLASYNPDGPTNFALNCEAAKPMLHRLPRAYDWAFDALSEEDRQVVRKAMIRRIYDAWVSGEVQRGVGHLNRPYNSHGNRVWHKIGEAGIAFFGEVPEADVWLDYALNKFYGAYPVWSDDDGGWHEGVAYWAGYMTKVVWWLQAADSALGIDGLKKPFFAQVGDFPLYVAPPGSPNMGFGDLSSGKPGSSWGGFLGYFIRASAGRPEAGRDGYWRWWAEQWGMKDESGVLGFLYDANLPPKPAAKPPKDLPSSKVFHGIGVASLHTNLLDSRRDVHFLFKSSPFGSQSHGHNPQNIFQLNAYGEALLTTCVYRDLHGSKFHYGWAHSTVAHNAVLVDGEGQIKHTARPLGRIVDESLSPALDYIEGDATPAYDGRLKQARRRVAFVKDAATPFLVVYDHLEAAKPATYQFMLHGLSPFKIDEPNKALSLQRDNAGVQVRYLASEALNFRQWDGYEPPPTREFPNQWHVEAGTSTKSDQVNMLTLIVPHQDDKAPRLEAQRFDTPESIGVKGTLDGRPFYVAFRREGVTSPWGGSLQVRGPVFANSKAAE, from the coding sequence ATGAGGACGAACACCGCACGGCTGGTGATGTTGCCGGCCCTGGTCCTGGTTTGCGTTGGGATGGGCGGGCCGTCGATCGCCGCCGAGAGGGTCTCGAATCGCCCGGCCAATCCGGACGAGTGGGGTTATCGGCCGGGCGACGGCGCCGTGGTTCGGATGAATCCGCCCTCGCTCAACTGGGTCCACGAGACCCAGGCCAAAACCTACACCGTGCAGTGGAGCCGTCGTGACGACTTCGGCGACGCCGTCACCATCAAGGACGTCCCCTGGCCGACATATACTCATCACGAGACTCTAACGCCGGGCAACTACGTCTGGCGCTATCGGTTCCAGACTCAAAAAGGGGAGGACTCAGACTGGAGCCTCACCCGGCGATTCATCGTGCCGGCCGACGCCGTGGCCTTCCCCATGCCGTCGAAAGCCCAGCGGGCCGAGCGCATTCCCAAGGGGCACCCCCGGCTCTTCCTCCGTCCCGAAGACCTACCGCGCATCCGAAAGGCCGCAGAGGGAACGCAGGCCGAGGCATTCCGTCGCCTGACACGCGAGGCCGATGCGCTGATCAAGGCCGGGCCGACGCCCGAGCCCGAACATCTGGGATCGGCCCGCGACAAGGACAACGCCGAGATGGTCAAGTACTGGTGGCCCAACCGCGTACAGACCGAGAAGGCGTGTAAGGAAGCGGAAACCCTGGCCTTCGTCGGCCTGATCACCGGTGAGCCGAGGTACAAGCAGGCCGCCCGGCGTTGGATCCTGCACCTGGCCTCCTACAACCCCGACGGCCCGACGAACTTCGCCCTCAACTGCGAGGCCGCCAAGCCAATGCTCCATCGGCTGCCCCGAGCCTATGACTGGGCGTTCGACGCACTGTCGGAGGAAGATCGGCAGGTCGTTCGCAAGGCCATGATTCGGCGGATCTATGACGCCTGGGTCAGCGGCGAAGTCCAGCGCGGGGTCGGTCATCTGAACCGCCCGTACAATAGCCACGGCAACCGAGTCTGGCACAAGATCGGCGAGGCGGGCATCGCCTTCTTCGGCGAGGTTCCGGAAGCCGACGTCTGGCTCGACTACGCCCTGAACAAGTTCTACGGAGCCTACCCCGTCTGGTCCGACGACGACGGCGGCTGGCACGAAGGCGTCGCCTACTGGGCGGGCTACATGACCAAGGTCGTCTGGTGGCTCCAGGCCGCCGACTCGGCGCTTGGGATCGACGGTCTGAAAAAGCCCTTCTTCGCCCAGGTCGGCGACTTCCCGCTCTACGTCGCACCGCCGGGATCGCCCAACATGGGTTTCGGCGACCTGTCCAGCGGAAAGCCGGGATCGTCCTGGGGAGGCTTCCTCGGTTACTTCATCCGGGCCTCGGCCGGACGCCCCGAAGCCGGCCGCGACGGTTACTGGCGGTGGTGGGCCGAGCAATGGGGGATGAAGGACGAGTCGGGCGTGCTGGGATTCCTCTACGACGCGAACCTGCCCCCGAAGCCGGCCGCCAAGCCCCCCAAGGACCTGCCGTCCTCGAAGGTCTTCCACGGCATCGGCGTCGCCAGCCTGCACACGAACCTGCTCGACAGCCGCCGCGACGTTCACTTCCTGTTCAAGTCGAGCCCCTTCGGATCGCAGAGCCACGGCCACAACCCGCAGAACATCTTCCAGCTCAACGCCTACGGCGAAGCGCTCCTGACCACGTGCGTCTACCGGGACCTCCACGGCAGTAAGTTCCATTACGGTTGGGCTCACTCGACCGTCGCGCACAACGCCGTGCTCGTCGACGGCGAAGGCCAGATCAAACACACGGCGCGACCGCTCGGTCGGATCGTCGACGAGTCGCTGTCGCCGGCTCTCGACTATATCGAAGGCGACGCGACCCCCGCCTATGACGGTCGGCTCAAGCAGGCCCGCCGCCGCGTCGCCTTCGTGAAGGATGCGGCCACCCCGTTCCTGGTGGTCTACGACCATCTCGAAGCCGCGAAGCCGGCGACCTACCAGTTCATGCTCCACGGCCTCTCGCCGTTCAAGATCGACGAGCCGAACAAGGCCCTTTCGCTTCAGCGCGACAACGCGGGGGTTCAGGTTCGCTACCTAGCCTCTGAGGCGCTGAACTTCCGGCAGTGGGACGGCTATGAGCCGCCGCCCACCCGCGAGTTCCCGAACCAGTGGCACGTCGAGGCCGGCACGTCGACCAAGAGTGATCAAGTCAATATGTTGACCTTGATCGTTCCCCATCAGGACGACAAGGCGCCCCGACTGGAAGCCCAACGGTTCGACACGCCCGAATCCATCGGCGTCAAGGGAACCCTCGACGGCCGCCCCTTTTACGTCGCCTTCCGTCGCGAAGGCGTCACCAGCCCCTGGGGCGGTTCGCTCCAGGTCCGCGGCCCCGTCTTCGCGAACTCTAAAGCCGCGGAGTAA
- a CDS encoding SGNH/GDSL hydrolase family protein: MKPPLRIPIGLVIVTLSLPVAVRAQAPATQTALTWSDVRTLTLEGQGWKEADLKAPFDRLPAKADGVARPPVWSLSRDSAGIAVRFVTDSPEIHARWTVNKKDRLAMPHMPATGVSGLDLYARDPQGKWRWVAVGQPTEQTNTKALVKGLSAGEREYMLYLPLYNGVTSVEVGVPTDRSVRPAAPRKAESAKPIVFYGTSITHGGCASRPGMCHPAIVGRKLERPVINLGFSGNGTMDQSISDLLVEIDAAVYVIDCLPNMTAAMVSARTSPLVKTIRKARPNTPILLVEDRTYTDSIFRPSQLERNETSRAALKSVYEKLKAEGIPELYYLEGEPQLGDDGEGTVDGSHPTDLGFMRMADVFAPAISAAIGGGSSR; encoded by the coding sequence ATGAAGCCCCCACTCCGCATCCCCATTGGTCTCGTGATCGTAACCCTGTCCCTGCCGGTCGCCGTTCGCGCCCAGGCGCCCGCGACCCAGACTGCGCTCACCTGGAGCGACGTCCGGACGCTGACGCTGGAAGGCCAGGGCTGGAAGGAGGCCGATCTCAAGGCCCCGTTCGACCGCCTTCCCGCGAAGGCCGATGGAGTCGCTCGGCCTCCGGTCTGGAGCCTTTCGAGGGACTCGGCGGGGATCGCCGTCCGGTTCGTGACCGATTCCCCGGAGATCCACGCTCGCTGGACGGTCAACAAGAAGGATCGCCTGGCCATGCCGCACATGCCCGCGACGGGGGTCAGCGGACTGGATCTGTACGCCCGGGATCCTCAGGGCAAGTGGCGATGGGTCGCCGTCGGCCAGCCGACCGAGCAGACGAACACGAAGGCCCTGGTGAAGGGACTCAGCGCCGGCGAACGGGAGTACATGCTCTATCTTCCGCTCTACAACGGCGTCACCTCGGTCGAGGTCGGCGTTCCGACCGATCGATCCGTTCGTCCGGCCGCCCCGCGCAAGGCCGAGTCCGCCAAGCCGATCGTCTTCTACGGGACCTCGATCACCCACGGCGGCTGCGCCTCGCGGCCCGGGATGTGCCATCCGGCGATCGTCGGCCGGAAGCTTGAGCGACCCGTCATCAACCTGGGCTTCAGCGGCAACGGCACGATGGACCAGTCGATTTCCGATCTCCTCGTCGAGATCGACGCGGCCGTCTACGTGATCGACTGCCTGCCGAACATGACGGCGGCCATGGTGTCGGCGCGGACCTCTCCGCTGGTCAAGACGATTCGCAAGGCCCGGCCGAACACGCCGATCCTCCTCGTCGAGGACCGCACGTACACCGATTCGATCTTCCGGCCGTCTCAGCTTGAGCGCAACGAAACCAGCCGAGCTGCGCTCAAGTCCGTGTATGAAAAGCTCAAGGCCGAAGGAATTCCCGAGCTGTACTACCTGGAAGGCGAACCGCAGCTCGGCGACGACGGCGAAGGGACCGTCGACGGTTCGCACCCGACCGATCTGGGCTTCATGCGAATGGCGGACGTCTTCGCGCCGGCGATTTCGGCGGCGATCGGCGGGGGCTCCTCGCGCTGA
- a CDS encoding RNA polymerase sigma factor: MKSGDAKAKLTELMTQTTLLYKARNGTPEEMNQANQLLMLRYSGAVHRYLLKVVGDPEVARDLNQEFSLKFLDGKFRQFDRSRGRFRDYLKRAVHNLMMDHFRKKKGVAHLDTDMEAAIVGDVGLKDFDEQFLLSWRQDLMARAWQALKDHEQNTGQPYWQVMRLRLARPQLRSPDLAKELSERIGRPVTAGSLRQILHRARDKFTEFLISEVRVTLGDPSRDQVEEELGDLKLLEFCKPSLARIKFDDGDDR, from the coding sequence GTGAAATCCGGCGACGCCAAAGCCAAGCTCACCGAGCTGATGACCCAGACGACCCTCCTCTACAAGGCGCGCAACGGCACCCCGGAGGAGATGAACCAGGCCAACCAGCTTCTGATGCTCCGCTATTCGGGCGCCGTCCACCGCTATCTCTTAAAGGTCGTGGGCGATCCTGAGGTCGCGCGCGACCTGAACCAGGAATTTTCGCTCAAGTTCCTGGACGGCAAGTTCCGCCAGTTCGACCGCAGCCGCGGCCGGTTCCGCGACTACCTCAAGCGGGCGGTCCACAACCTGATGATGGACCACTTCCGCAAGAAGAAGGGGGTCGCCCACCTCGACACCGACATGGAAGCCGCCATCGTCGGCGACGTCGGGCTGAAGGATTTCGACGAGCAGTTCCTTCTAAGCTGGCGGCAAGACTTGATGGCCCGCGCCTGGCAGGCCCTCAAGGACCACGAGCAGAACACGGGCCAGCCCTACTGGCAGGTCATGAGGTTGAGGCTCGCCAGGCCTCAGCTTCGCTCGCCCGACCTGGCCAAGGAGTTGTCGGAGCGGATCGGCCGCCCCGTGACCGCCGGCAGCCTCCGCCAGATCCTCCACCGCGCCCGGGACAAGTTCACCGAGTTCCTCATCTCCGAGGTCCGCGTGACCCTCGGCGATCCTTCTCGCGATCAAGTCGAGGAGGAACTCGGCGACCTGAAACTCCTGGAGTTCTGCAAGCCCTCCCTGGCTCGCATCAAGTTCGACGATGGAGACGACCGCTGA